AGCGAAGTTTCACGACAGCACAGCCCCGAAACGCTGGCGTGGTTGGAAAAGTCGGAGAATGGACGACTTTTGGAAAGCATGATGTACACCGGATTGGTCGCGCAGATGGACAAAGCCGGAAAAGATGAAGTGTATCAACTGGATAAAACAGGCAAATTAGTGTCCGAAGACGGAACTTCCCGTGAGGTATGTACGAAAGTGAAGTGAAAAACACTTGTAGATCAGATAAGACATTCAAAGTCATCTGGAATCATTCGACCCAGACATGGACGGCGGTCAGCGAGCTTGCCGGTACAAGGAAAAAAGCAAATCTATCAAATTGACGGCCATCTCTGCCGCCCTGCTCATGGCATGAGGTACGGCTCAAGCCGCCACACATACGGCTGCGGACAGCCTGATTGCCATATCGGATAATTTGGCGGCAGGTACAACGGCAAACTGATTTGGAAAGCGCAAGCCAACCTCAACAGCCGTGCAGATGTAGGCGTAGGCATGGGTTACCTCTGGTAACCAGTTTAGCCTTACACAAAGCCCTTCGGATTTCCGAAGGGCTTTTTTCAGATAAAACATTTGCACAATTGCAACATCAAGAAACCTTACAATATACAGCCCGAGACCTTTGCAAAACTCCCCAAAATCCCCTAAATGTCTTGGTGGGAATTTAGGGGATTTTGGGGAGTTTTGCAAAGGTCTCAGTCTAAAAGAATAAAACAATGCCGTCTGAAATCTTCAGACGGCATTGTTTTTGAATTACCCTCTAAGGAACGTTACACCGCTCAACCTCGATTGCATAATCGCCGTTTTCATTGCAGACAGTGCCTTCGGACGAACAAAGTTACGACGGTATGCCAACACGACCCGACGGCTCGGTGCAGTACCCTCGAAAGGAATAATACTGAAAAGCATATGGTCGTTTTCAGTCAGTGCAGTTGCCGGTAATACACTGATTGCCAGACCGCTTGCAACCATATGGCGAATCGTATTAATCGAACTGCCCTGTAATGTATTGGTCAAACCCTGTATGCGTTGTTTGGCAGCCAACTCGGAGCAACTTGACAACACTTGATCCCGCATACAATTCCCTTCCGTAAGCAACAATACCTGTTCTTCGCCCAACATTTTAGACGACACAGCATCAAGCTCTTCAAACGGATGCCCCTTGGGAACAATGACGAAGAACGGTTCGTCATACAACGGTTCGGTAACGATACCCGGTTCCTGAAACGGCTCTGCCACGATAATTGCGTCAACGTCCCCACGCTTAAGGGATTCAGTCAACGTATGCGTATAGTTCTCCTCCAACATCAGAGGCATCTTAGGTGCAGTACGACGCAGAGAAACAATCAACTTTGGTAACAAGTAAGGAGCAACTGTGAAAATTAATCCAAGTTTGAATGCCCCCTCCAGCTCATTCTGCTCTTCATTTGCCAAATGCCTTATAAGCTCTGCCTCCTCAAGCACTTTGCGTGCCTGAGCAACGATGCGTTCCCCTGCCTCCGTCGTAATAATATCATTACTACTCCGGTCAAACAGGGAAACAGCAAGCTCCTCTTCCAGCTTCTTAATAGCAATGGATAAGGTGGGCTGACTGACAAAACAACGCCGTGCAGCGCGACCGAAATGACGTTCCTGAGCAACTGCAACGATGTACCGTAATTCGGTCAAGGTCATGAACTATACCTTTTTCTGTTCCGGTAATGTAATGTTCAATTCCAGAACATCCACACCATCCTGCTTCTCTTGAGAAATACGGATATTATCCAAGGAAACATTCACATACTTAGACAAAACTTCCATCAATTCTTTACGCAAAGTCGGCAAATAATCGGGAGCCTGACCTTCTTGAGCACGCTCTTGGGCAATGATAATTTGAAGACGATCTCGTGCGACAGTTGCCGTTTTCTGCTTTCTACCAAATAAAAGATCAATTAATGACATACGTTAACCTCCAAACAGACGTTTGAAGAAGCCTTTTTTCTCAACTTCTAAGAAACGCATTTCACGATTTTCACCCAATAGACGGGCAATTACGTCCTTATAAGCTTCAGAAGCAACCACGCTGTCTTGATGAATAACAGGCTCACCTGAGTTAGAGGCCTGCAAAACGTTTTGCGATTCCGGAATCACACCAATCAAGGGAATACGCAAAATGTCACAAATATCCTGTACTGAAAGCATTTCACCTTTAGCTACACGTTCAGGAGAGTAACGAGTAATCAACAAATGCTCCTTAACCGAACCACCTTGCTCTGCTTTACGTGATTTACTTTGTAGAATACCTAAAATCCTGTCAGAGTCTCGAACACTGGAAACCTCCGGATTAGTCGTTACGATGGCTTCATCGGCAAAATACAATGCCATCAATGCACCTTGCTCAATACCGGCAGGAGAATCACAAATAATATATTCGAAACCCATTTTCTTACTACCCAACTCTTTCATGACCTTCTCTACACCCTCACGTGTCAAAGCATCTTTATCCCGAGTTTGGGAAGCAGGCAGAATAAACAAATTTTCACAGTTTTTATCTTTAATCAATGCCTGATTAAGTGTCGCCTCACCTTGAATGACATTAATGAGGTCATAAACGACACGCCGCTCACAGCCCATAATTAAATCAAGATTACGTAAGCCAACATCAAAATCAATCACCGCAGTTTTGTATCCGCGCAATGCCAAACCTGTTGCAATACTGGCACTGGTAGTCGTTTTACCAACACCACCCTTACCAGAAGTTACTACAATAATTTTTGCCACAATATTTCCTTTTTTAAATATCAAATAATTACTCTGAATCAATTGCACTGATAACCAAACGATTATCCTGCAACAATATCTGTACCGGCTGTTTATGCAAATAATCCGGCAAATCTTGTTCAAAATTGCGGTAAATACCAGCTATGGAAACTAATTCTGCCTGCATAGAATGAATAAATATACGGGCGGAAGTATCACCTTTTGCACCAGCTAAGGCCCGACCCCTCATTGGGGCATAAATATGTATATTACCGTCTGCAATCAACTC
Above is a window of Neisseria sp. Marseille-Q6792 DNA encoding:
- the minE gene encoding cell division topological specificity factor MinE, which gives rise to MSLIDLLFGRKQKTATVARDRLQIIIAQERAQEGQAPDYLPTLRKELMEVLSKYVNVSLDNIRISQEKQDGVDVLELNITLPEQKKV
- the oxyR gene encoding LysR family transcriptional regulator OxyR, yielding MTLTELRYIVAVAQERHFGRAARRCFVSQPTLSIAIKKLEEELAVSLFDRSSNDIITTEAGERIVAQARKVLEEAELIRHLANEEQNELEGAFKLGLIFTVAPYLLPKLIVSLRRTAPKMPLMLEENYTHTLTESLKRGDVDAIIVAEPFQEPGIVTEPLYDEPFFVIVPKGHPFEELDAVSSKMLGEEQVLLLTEGNCMRDQVLSSCSELAAKQRIQGLTNTLQGSSINTIRHMVASGLAISVLPATALTENDHMLFSIIPFEGTAPSRRVVLAYRRNFVRPKALSAMKTAIMQSRLSGVTFLRG
- the minD gene encoding septum site-determining protein MinD → MAKIIVVTSGKGGVGKTTTSASIATGLALRGYKTAVIDFDVGLRNLDLIMGCERRVVYDLINVIQGEATLNQALIKDKNCENLFILPASQTRDKDALTREGVEKVMKELGSKKMGFEYIICDSPAGIEQGALMALYFADEAIVTTNPEVSSVRDSDRILGILQSKSRKAEQGGSVKEHLLITRYSPERVAKGEMLSVQDICDILRIPLIGVIPESQNVLQASNSGEPVIHQDSVVASEAYKDVIARLLGENREMRFLEVEKKGFFKRLFGG